The proteins below are encoded in one region of uncultured Fibrobacter sp.:
- a CDS encoding nucleotidyl transferase AbiEii/AbiGii toxin family protein translates to MEKLENTEALLAWIVDFFATNFGNSAILKGGMALRLMHSPRYTNGVDYIFIPFDSKKDAKEIIERALLKVDGLQFRSSMNSKALRILLTYGGQSAQIEVNVEKECLSIPMSSALLSTAYGRPARILRIMEPGVSFAHKIAAWNECELMRDLYDIYQYESLFKVKPRMDILQMRLKKARSYKGVVAARDMNELVNKLTQRAEMLNDGNLAELQPLLSEEELAGLAFRMRPAILNLCEKLYF, encoded by the coding sequence ATGGAAAAGCTTGAAAATACAGAAGCGCTACTCGCTTGGATTGTCGATTTCTTTGCGACGAATTTCGGGAATTCTGCGATATTGAAAGGTGGGATGGCCCTGCGATTAATGCATAGTCCGCGTTACACGAATGGCGTTGACTATATATTCATTCCGTTTGACTCGAAAAAGGATGCGAAGGAGATTATTGAGCGGGCGTTGTTGAAGGTAGATGGATTGCAGTTTCGGTCATCAATGAATTCGAAGGCTTTGAGAATCCTGCTGACGTATGGCGGCCAGAGTGCGCAGATAGAGGTGAACGTTGAGAAGGAATGTCTGTCAATCCCTATGTCTTCGGCTTTGCTCAGCACGGCGTATGGGCGGCCGGCACGCATCCTGCGGATTATGGAACCGGGCGTATCTTTTGCCCACAAGATTGCTGCATGGAACGAATGCGAATTGATGCGCGACCTGTATGACATTTATCAGTACGAAAGTCTGTTCAAGGTCAAGCCCAGAATGGACATTTTGCAGATGCGGCTGAAAAAAGCGCGGTCATATAAGGGCGTTGTCGCCGCCCGAGATATGAATGAACTTGTAAACAAGTTGACACAAAGGGCTGAAATGCTAAATGATGGTAACTTGGCTGAATTGCAGCCGCTCTTGAGTGAAGAAGAACTCGCTGGGCTTGCTTTTCGAATGAGACCCGCCATATTGAATCTATGCGAGAAATTGTATTTTTAG